In Treponema sp. OMZ 798, the following proteins share a genomic window:
- a CDS encoding type II toxin-antitoxin system HicA family toxin gives MAQYEKIVREILRKNGCSFVRHGKGDHDIWYSPISDCRFTVDSKIKSRHTANAIMKQSGIDHKF, from the coding sequence ATGGCTCAGTATGAAAAAATTGTGAGAGAAATCTTGCGTAAAAACGGATGCAGTTTTGTAAGACACGGCAAGGGTGACCATGACATTTGGTATAGTCCGATAAGCGATTGCCGTTTTACTGTTGACTCAAAAATAAAATCACGGCATACCGCTAATGCCATTATGAAGCAAAGCGGTATAGACCATAAGTTTTAA
- a CDS encoding DUF1902 domain-containing protein — MEYVIKINWDNEAGVWIATSDDVRGLVLESGSIDALMERVRYAVPELLQENNQLPHDQTTLHFCAEKSERMYA, encoded by the coding sequence ATGGAATATGTCATTAAAATAAACTGGGATAACGAAGCCGGAGTATGGATAGCAACAAGTGATGATGTGAGAGGGCTTGTGCTTGAAAGCGGTTCGATCGATGCCCTCATGGAGAGGGTACGATATGCCGTGCCTGAGCTCCTCCAAGAAAATAATCAGCTTCCCCATGATCAAACCACATTGCACTTTTGTGCCGAAAAATCCGAACGGATGTACGCGTAA
- a CDS encoding ferritin gives MNEKITKALNEQINKEMESAYLYLGMAVHFEAEALPGFAHWMQEQAKEEMEHALKIYRYLFEIGAKPVLGAIGAQSTKYGKPIDVIKKVLEHEKFVTASITSLYELALAEKDYKTQSFLTWFINEQVEEEANVSAILDKFKYVDNNAGLMILDKELGERA, from the coding sequence ATGAACGAAAAAATTACAAAGGCTTTAAACGAGCAGATTAACAAGGAAATGGAATCGGCTTATTTGTATTTAGGAATGGCTGTACATTTTGAAGCAGAGGCTCTTCCGGGTTTTGCCCATTGGATGCAGGAACAAGCTAAAGAAGAAATGGAACATGCTCTTAAAATATACAGATATTTATTTGAAATTGGAGCAAAGCCGGTTTTAGGAGCCATCGGTGCCCAGAGTACCAAATACGGAAAACCTATAGATGTAATCAAAAAGGTTTTGGAACATGAAAAATTCGTAACCGCTTCAATCACAAGCCTTTACGAGCTGGCCCTTGCCGAAAAAGATTATAAAACTCAAAGCTTTTTGACATGGTTTATAAATGAGCAGGTAGAAGAAGAAGCCAATGTTTCGGCCATCTTAGACAAATTCAAATATGTAGACAACAACGCAGGCCTTATGATTCTTGATAAAGAACTGGGCGAAAGAGCCTAA
- a CDS encoding PsbP-related protein, whose protein sequence is MKKFLSTLFFIFILMTYLSSQDYYTDEFKDFTFEMPDGWETMTYPGLKYKIIYGESANGQNQNMIFISEEVSGSMDDVANEYLSDQKNPDDPASDSTVITQEKFESNYNLECRKLIMEFHEAKDSVKHYFYLFKHNNILYICAATLSNDVEPEILEMLDASMKTFQVLDKKEEE, encoded by the coding sequence ATGAAAAAATTCTTATCGACACTTTTTTTTATTTTTATACTTATGACTTATTTATCTTCGCAAGATTACTATACGGATGAATTTAAGGATTTTACCTTTGAGATGCCGGACGGTTGGGAAACAATGACTTATCCCGGGCTGAAGTATAAGATAATATACGGAGAATCGGCAAACGGTCAAAATCAAAATATGATTTTTATTTCTGAAGAGGTTTCAGGTTCAATGGATGATGTCGCTAATGAATATTTATCCGATCAAAAAAATCCTGATGACCCGGCCTCCGATTCTACAGTAATAACACAAGAAAAATTTGAAAGTAATTATAATTTGGAATGCCGAAAACTTATAATGGAATTTCATGAAGCGAAAGATTCTGTAAAACATTATTTTTATTTGTTTAAGCATAACAATATTCTTTATATATGTGCTGCTACCTTATCTAATGATGTTGAGCCTGAAATTTTGGAAATGCTCGATGCATCTATGAAAACATTTCAGGTTCTTGATAAAAAAGAAGAAGAGTAA
- the deoC gene encoding deoxyribose-phosphate aldolase: MELNKYIDHTLLKPTASEKDIIKICNEAKEYHFASVCVNPCNVSLVSKELKDSDVKVCSVISFPFGTSSTEVKVEEAKKAIEAGAEEIDMVINVGKLLEGDLEYTQNEVSAVTKACHEKKALLKVIVETCYLEEKNIADICAIIEKAGADFIKTSTGYGSRGASVEDIKLFKKYLKKDTKIKASGGVRTREDAETYIGLGCSRIGASSGIAIVTGK; this comes from the coding sequence ATGGAATTAAATAAATATATAGATCACACCCTTCTTAAACCGACAGCTTCAGAAAAGGATATAATTAAAATTTGTAACGAAGCAAAGGAATATCATTTTGCTTCCGTTTGTGTAAATCCTTGCAATGTTTCGTTAGTGAGCAAGGAGCTGAAAGATTCGGATGTAAAAGTGTGCAGCGTTATTTCTTTTCCTTTTGGAACTTCTTCAACAGAGGTAAAGGTAGAAGAAGCTAAAAAGGCAATCGAAGCCGGTGCTGAAGAGATAGACATGGTTATTAATGTCGGAAAGCTTTTGGAAGGAGATTTGGAGTATACTCAAAATGAGGTGAGCGCCGTTACAAAGGCTTGCCATGAAAAAAAAGCTCTTCTTAAAGTGATTGTAGAAACCTGCTATCTTGAAGAAAAAAACATCGCGGATATTTGTGCAATCATCGAAAAGGCCGGAGCGGATTTTATAAAAACCTCGACAGGCTACGGATCTCGCGGGGCCTCAGTTGAAGATATAAAACTGTTTAAAAAGTACTTAAAAAAAGATACGAAGATAAAGGCTTCGGGCGGAGTGCGTACCCGCGAAGATGCGGAAACCTACATCGGCTTGGGCTGTTCAAGAATAGGTGCAAGCAGCGGTATCGCAATAGTTACCGGCAAGTAA
- the pdxS gene encoding pyridoxal 5'-phosphate synthase lyase subunit PdxS → MEVFVDILDKLRGGVIMDVTNPEQAKIAEDAGAVAVMALERIPADIRAAGGVSRMSDPKMIKEIIKAVKIPVMAKVRIGHFVEASILEAIGIDFIDESEVLSPADEVYHVDKNKFKVPFVCGARNLGEALRRIQEGAKMIRTKGEAGTGDVIQAVKHMRQIQSEMRQLTTLREDELYVAAKNFQVPYALVEYVHKHGKLPVPNFSAGGVATPADAALMVHLGADGVFVGSGIFKSGDPAKRAAAIVKAVKNYDNPAILAEVSENLGSAMVGINEEEIKVIMSERGV, encoded by the coding sequence ATGGAGGTTTTTGTGGATATTTTAGATAAGCTAAGGGGCGGCGTCATTATGGACGTAACCAACCCCGAACAGGCAAAGATTGCAGAAGATGCAGGAGCCGTTGCAGTCATGGCCCTCGAAAGAATTCCCGCCGATATACGGGCGGCAGGAGGGGTCTCAAGAATGAGCGATCCTAAGATGATCAAAGAAATCATAAAGGCTGTAAAAATTCCTGTTATGGCAAAGGTCAGAATCGGTCACTTTGTAGAAGCTTCAATTTTGGAAGCTATCGGTATCGATTTTATTGATGAATCCGAAGTTCTATCTCCGGCAGACGAGGTTTATCATGTAGATAAAAACAAATTTAAGGTACCCTTTGTCTGCGGTGCCCGCAATTTGGGAGAAGCCTTGCGAAGAATTCAAGAAGGAGCAAAGATGATCCGCACAAAGGGTGAGGCCGGGACCGGAGACGTTATTCAGGCTGTAAAGCACATGCGCCAAATTCAAAGCGAGATGAGGCAGCTGACAACTTTAAGAGAAGATGAACTCTATGTTGCGGCTAAGAATTTCCAAGTTCCCTATGCCCTTGTAGAATATGTACATAAGCACGGTAAGCTCCCCGTTCCTAACTTTTCGGCAGGCGGAGTTGCAACTCCCGCAGATGCAGCTTTGATGGTTCACCTCGGTGCTGACGGCGTTTTTGTCGGAAGCGGAATTTTTAAATCGGGAGATCCTGCAAAAAGAGCAGCAGCCATTGTAAAAGCCGTAAAGAATTACGATAATCCTGCAATCTTAGCAGAGGTTTCAGAAAACTTAGGCTCTGCTATGGTAGGAATCAACGAAGAAGAAATAAAAGTTATAATGAGCGAAAGAGGCGTTTAA
- a CDS encoding galactokinase family protein codes for MNFNVDIKNLEDMGEGELKLELKKLFDEIYGASPEEGILIASPVSLTLMGEELDYNGGNVLNLCFNKSIYFFIKKNNTDKISFTDLLLNKKFEGLISGQAEKNQKPDIVQEEGSANLIFDIILLTVQKINKHFENPLSGFDILVFDKVRFKTRQTSLPAFEAGFCTGLLSLFKLKENFKTIASLCLEAEHEVLNTKRGLSNQISSFSAKQETINLFDSRDLSFLSLPLNLGEYGIVLIGTRSNREAYRASSNIRYMECEEGLHILQKKLDLDHLCEITEADYTYYKPSFFDKTILRRVKHCITENARVSKAVKALKNGDMDLLGKLLCESHISMRDDFELMSTEQNILFETAIIQSGCRGAKLIGNTEGCFILALVKKETMDEFYLEVHKRYFEKTGDSPEFFEFKSSGGVRIL; via the coding sequence ATGAATTTTAATGTGGATATAAAGAATTTGGAAGATATGGGCGAAGGCGAATTAAAACTTGAGCTTAAAAAGCTTTTTGATGAGATCTACGGTGCTTCACCCGAAGAAGGAATTTTAATAGCCTCTCCTGTCAGTTTGACCCTCATGGGGGAAGAGCTGGATTATAACGGCGGAAATGTTTTAAACTTATGCTTCAATAAGTCTATTTATTTTTTTATTAAAAAAAATAATACGGATAAAATTTCTTTTACGGATCTGTTGCTGAACAAAAAATTTGAAGGCCTTATAAGCGGACAAGCAGAAAAAAATCAAAAGCCGGACATCGTGCAAGAAGAAGGTTCAGCAAATTTAATATTCGATATCATTCTTTTGACTGTACAAAAAATTAATAAGCATTTTGAAAATCCTTTGAGCGGATTTGACATCTTAGTTTTCGATAAGGTTCGCTTTAAGACAAGGCAGACCTCATTACCGGCCTTTGAAGCAGGTTTTTGCACAGGCCTTTTATCCTTGTTTAAGCTTAAAGAAAATTTTAAAACTATAGCCTCTTTGTGTCTGGAAGCTGAACATGAGGTCTTAAACACAAAGAGGGGACTGTCAAATCAGATATCGTCTTTTTCGGCAAAACAAGAGACTATTAACTTGTTTGACTCTAGGGATCTTTCTTTTTTAAGTCTTCCATTAAATTTAGGAGAATACGGAATCGTACTAATCGGTACCCGCTCAAACAGGGAAGCTTATAGGGCATCCTCCAATATCCGCTACATGGAGTGTGAAGAGGGTTTGCATATTTTGCAAAAAAAATTGGACTTGGATCACCTTTGCGAAATAACCGAGGCAGATTATACTTACTATAAACCGAGCTTTTTTGATAAGACGATATTGCGGAGAGTAAAGCATTGCATTACCGAAAACGCAAGAGTATCTAAGGCTGTAAAAGCCCTAAAAAACGGCGACATGGATCTTTTGGGAAAACTTCTTTGCGAATCCCATATTTCGATGAGGGATGATTTTGAGCTGATGAGCACCGAACAAAACATTCTTTTTGAAACCGCCATTATTCAAAGCGGCTGCCGAGGAGCAAAGTTGATCGGAAATACTGAGGGCTGCTTTATTCTTGCCTTGGTAAAAAAAGAGACGATGGACGAATTCTATCTTGAGGTACATAAAAGGTATTTTGAAAAAACCGGGGATAGTCCCGAATTCTTTGAATTTAAAAGCTCCGGCGGAGTCCGCATCTTATAA
- a CDS encoding amidase domain-containing protein has product MGKKTNKAKLLFILFIIILWIVAIFKLYPIIKEFKEGKSDSSKHDVNIKAKPKKENSKEEIFFKKYAESLYSTYYDILNVSVYDYIPDDEDYGSNEKFYFVSIEKKLKFNSVYQLPFVAGMKKAVENFKDSKNALRQYNKRTTELKKYIGKKQIENNIFKITFTEKNNFENIKIEIATYHTKIDAFSLRSPDSEVLMQNGFDFIKYHVKTNSKKVDYNNAAAVGYSNKYTSNPLNLSSDISVWNPEYKIYDNDCANFVSQCIYAGGISPTAAWYPESLIWIRTGSPRYENSGVTTYMQKNNLFYATNYSAASEGGFICLTKESHVVFITSNDSITILFNGHTNDRKQVSFPHLNNSEAIYLSPNN; this is encoded by the coding sequence ATGGGAAAAAAAACAAACAAGGCTAAACTTCTTTTTATTCTCTTTATAATTATACTTTGGATAGTTGCAATTTTTAAACTATATCCGATAATAAAAGAATTTAAAGAAGGAAAATCAGACTCAAGTAAACATGATGTAAATATAAAGGCAAAACCTAAAAAAGAAAATTCAAAAGAAGAAATTTTTTTTAAAAAATATGCTGAAAGTTTATATTCAACCTATTATGATATTCTAAATGTTTCCGTTTACGATTATATACCTGATGATGAAGACTATGGTTCAAATGAAAAATTCTATTTTGTTTCGATAGAAAAAAAATTGAAGTTTAATTCGGTTTATCAACTGCCATTTGTTGCAGGCATGAAAAAAGCTGTTGAAAATTTTAAAGACAGTAAAAATGCCTTACGCCAATACAACAAAAGAACTACGGAATTAAAAAAGTATATAGGTAAAAAACAAATTGAAAACAATATTTTTAAAATAACATTTACCGAAAAAAACAATTTTGAAAATATAAAAATTGAAATAGCAACCTATCATACAAAAATAGACGCTTTTTCTTTAAGGTCTCCGGACTCTGAGGTGCTTATGCAAAACGGTTTTGATTTTATAAAGTATCATGTTAAAACAAATTCAAAAAAGGTTGATTACAATAATGCGGCTGCCGTCGGCTATTCAAATAAATATACATCCAATCCTTTAAATCTGTCAAGCGATATATCCGTTTGGAATCCTGAGTACAAAATATATGACAATGATTGTGCAAATTTTGTTTCTCAATGTATCTATGCCGGCGGAATTTCGCCGACGGCTGCTTGGTATCCTGAAAGCCTTATTTGGATCAGAACAGGGAGTCCGCGATATGAAAATAGCGGCGTAACAACCTATATGCAGAAGAATAATTTATTTTATGCAACAAATTATTCTGCTGCAAGTGAGGGCGGTTTTATCTGTCTTACAAAAGAATCTCATGTCGTTTTTATAACATCCAATGACAGTATCACCATCTTATTTAACGGGCATACAAATGACCGCAAGCAAGTTTCCTTCCCTCACTTAAACAACTCTGAGGCTATTTATTTAAGTCCGAATAACTAG
- a CDS encoding M20 family peptidase, with translation MNYFYLLFLLLVFPLSLLLRALTFKPKKLNKIIIEDIDMDFDKAISRFAGMIKIPTVSHADVSLEDPAVFKKFQDYLNEAYPLVTKTCPRRILGPKGLLYHWKGKSSEKASVFMAHYDVVPVNREGWSRDPFGAEIIDNVLWGRGTLDTKCTLCGVMEAAEYLLSKGFVPEHDIYLSFSGDEEPHGPSCPAIVEELKKENIKIDFVLDEGGAVVEGVLPGIKERFAVIGIGEKGQMDVELSMESKGGHASTPPRHTIVGELSQTVCNIENNPLPMHVTPPVSAMFDVLGRHAGLGMRLVFANLKVFYPLFNLLTKKTGGELNAMLRTTTAVTKMSGSDAFNVIPPKASIGINIRYLAEDGRENIVSHFKRVIKNEDVKIEVKYDEEPSRYSKIDCPEFELLSDAIRQTWEDALVTPYLMMACSDSRHYSRISDKVYRFSAMHLTKEERGLIHGNDERIRLDEFKRTLAFFVRIMNKF, from the coding sequence ATGAATTATTTTTACCTGTTATTTTTGCTTCTTGTGTTTCCTTTAAGTTTGCTGCTAAGGGCTCTTACATTTAAACCTAAAAAACTAAATAAGATTATTATCGAAGATATCGATATGGACTTTGACAAGGCTATAAGCCGTTTTGCGGGGATGATAAAGATTCCGACAGTGTCTCACGCCGATGTAAGCCTTGAAGACCCTGCCGTTTTTAAAAAATTTCAAGACTATCTTAACGAGGCCTACCCTCTGGTAACCAAAACCTGTCCGCGGCGAATCTTAGGGCCTAAGGGGCTTCTCTATCATTGGAAGGGAAAGAGCTCCGAAAAGGCTTCGGTTTTTATGGCCCATTATGATGTAGTTCCCGTAAATCGGGAAGGCTGGAGCCGGGATCCCTTCGGGGCAGAAATTATAGATAATGTACTTTGGGGGCGCGGTACCTTGGACACTAAGTGCACCCTCTGCGGTGTAATGGAAGCTGCCGAGTATCTCCTTTCAAAGGGGTTTGTACCCGAGCACGATATTTATCTTTCCTTTTCGGGGGATGAGGAGCCGCACGGCCCAAGCTGTCCTGCAATAGTCGAAGAGCTTAAAAAAGAAAACATAAAAATAGACTTCGTTCTCGATGAAGGAGGGGCCGTAGTTGAAGGTGTCTTACCCGGCATTAAAGAAAGGTTTGCCGTAATCGGTATAGGAGAAAAGGGACAGATGGATGTGGAGCTTTCGATGGAAAGTAAGGGCGGGCACGCCTCAACACCTCCCCGGCACACAATAGTAGGAGAGCTCTCTCAGACTGTTTGCAACATAGAAAACAATCCACTCCCCATGCATGTAACGCCTCCCGTTTCGGCCATGTTCGATGTCCTCGGCCGTCATGCAGGCCTTGGGATGAGGTTAGTCTTTGCAAACCTAAAAGTTTTTTACCCGCTTTTTAATCTGCTTACCAAAAAAACAGGCGGGGAATTAAACGCAATGCTCCGCACAACAACGGCCGTAACAAAGATGTCCGGCTCCGATGCCTTTAACGTTATTCCGCCTAAGGCAAGCATAGGAATCAATATCCGCTATCTGGCCGAAGACGGAAGAGAGAATATTGTTTCTCATTTTAAAAGAGTAATAAAAAATGAAGACGTAAAGATAGAGGTAAAATATGATGAGGAACCAAGCCGCTATTCAAAAATAGATTGCCCCGAATTTGAACTTTTAAGCGATGCAATCAGGCAAACTTGGGAAGACGCTCTTGTAACGCCGTATCTTATGATGGCCTGCTCGGATTCCCGCCATTACTCAAGAATCTCGGACAAGGTATACCGTTTTTCTGCGATGCACTTAACAAAGGAAGAAAGAGGCTTGATTCACGGCAATGATGAAAGAATACGCCTGGACGAGTTTAAACGCACCCTTGCCTTTTTTGTACGCATAATGAATAAATTTTAA
- a CDS encoding tRNA 2-thiocytidine biosynthesis TtcA family protein — protein MANPKLFRTIDRAVFDYTMIEEGDRILLAASGGKDSTALAEYFSMRLKRPSPRFEVHAMHIATDVAPPFSSELIKMFENWNIPLTVKTVSVLGRLKPNEKMNCWWCSTQRRTELNKFAMEAGFNKIALGHHLDDILETLLMNSLEKGILSTMPPVLKFEKYPVTMIRPLCLADLPMIIRHADQAGYICSTCTCNFQENSARKTARSRLDRLTGGSYKLKINLFNSLKNILPEYLP, from the coding sequence ATGGCAAATCCCAAACTTTTTAGAACAATCGACAGGGCTGTTTTTGATTACACGATGATAGAAGAAGGAGATCGTATTTTGCTTGCTGCTTCGGGCGGAAAGGACTCTACAGCCTTGGCCGAATATTTTTCGATGCGCTTAAAACGGCCCTCTCCTAGATTTGAAGTTCACGCTATGCACATTGCAACCGATGTAGCTCCGCCGTTTTCCTCTGAGCTTATAAAAATGTTTGAAAACTGGAACATTCCGCTCACCGTAAAAACCGTTTCGGTTTTGGGAAGATTAAAACCCAACGAAAAGATGAATTGCTGGTGGTGCTCGACCCAAAGGCGTACCGAGCTGAATAAATTTGCCATGGAGGCCGGCTTTAATAAGATAGCCTTGGGCCATCATCTGGACGATATTTTGGAAACCCTTTTGATGAATTCTTTGGAAAAGGGAATTTTATCTACAATGCCCCCTGTCTTAAAATTCGAAAAATATCCGGTTACCATGATAAGGCCCCTCTGTCTTGCAGACCTCCCCATGATTATCCGCCATGCGGACCAGGCCGGCTATATCTGCTCTACCTGTACCTGCAATTTTCAAGAAAACTCCGCCCGAAAAACAGCCCGCTCAAGACTTGACAGGCTGACCGGCGGCTCTTACAAATTAAAAATAAACCTTTTTAATTCCCTAAAAAATATCTTACCCGAATATTTACCGTAA
- the arcA gene encoding arginine deiminase, protein MAVINVTSEIGKLKKVLLHRPGKELLNLTPDKLDELLFDDIPFLKMAQKEHDAFADILSKNGVQVVYLEDLAAEAVSQSAEIREKFIKQYINEADVYSEYYQKMIYDFLNAIKDPKELILKTMEGVNANEIPFKNTHSLAHYVLDSGSMLINPMPNLYFTRDPFACIGNGVSLNKMYSVTRCRETIYGEYIFEHHPEYAGKVKKFYNRYDAPSIEGGDILNIGKEVLAIGLSQRTSANAIDSIANNIFDDESSPIKTILAFQIPAIRAFMHLDTVFTQIDFDKFTIHPGILGPLRVFEITKGAKKGELNVKQIDSTLEKVLEKYTGAGKIELIQCAGGDKIAAEREQWNDGSNTLCISPGTIVVYERNDVTNEILNKKGLKVLEMPCGELSRGRGGPRCMSMPLLRDDIR, encoded by the coding sequence ATGGCTGTCATAAATGTTACAAGCGAAATAGGAAAACTAAAAAAGGTGCTCCTGCACCGTCCCGGAAAGGAACTTTTAAATCTTACTCCCGATAAACTTGACGAATTATTGTTCGATGATATTCCGTTTTTGAAAATGGCCCAAAAAGAGCATGATGCCTTTGCCGATATTTTATCTAAAAACGGAGTTCAGGTCGTATATCTTGAAGACCTGGCTGCTGAGGCTGTTTCTCAAAGTGCGGAAATCCGCGAAAAATTTATAAAGCAGTACATTAACGAAGCTGATGTATATTCCGAATATTATCAAAAAATGATCTATGATTTTCTTAATGCAATAAAGGATCCGAAAGAGCTTATCCTAAAAACAATGGAGGGGGTAAATGCAAACGAGATACCCTTTAAGAATACCCACTCTCTTGCCCACTATGTTTTGGACTCGGGCTCTATGCTTATAAATCCTATGCCTAACCTTTACTTTACCCGCGACCCCTTTGCATGTATAGGAAACGGAGTCAGCTTAAACAAGATGTACTCTGTAACCAGATGCCGCGAAACTATTTACGGTGAATATATCTTTGAGCATCATCCGGAATATGCAGGAAAAGTAAAAAAATTCTATAACCGCTACGATGCCCCCAGCATTGAAGGCGGAGACATCTTAAATATCGGGAAAGAAGTGCTGGCTATCGGCCTTTCTCAGCGTACATCTGCAAATGCCATAGACTCTATCGCAAACAATATTTTTGATGATGAGTCTTCTCCCATAAAGACCATCCTTGCCTTTCAGATTCCGGCAATAAGAGCCTTTATGCACTTGGATACGGTATTTACTCAGATAGACTTTGATAAGTTCACCATCCACCCCGGAATCCTTGGCCCCTTAAGAGTTTTTGAAATTACTAAAGGAGCAAAAAAGGGTGAGCTCAATGTAAAGCAGATTGATTCTACCTTAGAAAAGGTGCTTGAAAAATATACCGGTGCCGGAAAAATTGAGCTCATCCAATGTGCAGGCGGAGACAAGATTGCAGCCGAGCGCGAACAGTGGAACGATGGCTCCAACACCCTCTGCATAAGCCCCGGTACAATAGTCGTCTATGAAAGAAACGATGTTACAAACGAAATCTTAAACAAGAAGGGCTTAAAAGTCCTCGAAATGCCCTGCGGCGAACTTTCCCGCGGCCGAGGCGGCCCCCGCTGTATGAGTATGCCCTTGTTGAGAGATGATATACGCTAG